From Pseudomonas sp. CCI4.2, one genomic window encodes:
- a CDS encoding ATP-dependent DNA helicase, producing the protein MTINPTDDARYTVAVRALCEFTAKVGDLDLRFTPAPTALEGMAGHRIVVARRGDGYESEIALSGEYLHLKIRGRADGYNPALNQLEEIKTYRGDLTAMRANHRQLHWAQAKMYGWLLCQQLELDEIRVALVYFNVVSEEETTLREQHTALSLQTFFNEQCAVFLRWARQEMAHTQARNELLGTMAFPHPTFRTGQRALAESVYKAVSTGRCLMAQAPTGIGKTVGTLFPMLKAAPGQKLDKIFFLTAKTPGRKLALDALKVIRHSAPELTLRVLEMVARDKACEHPDKACNGDSCPLAKGFYDRLPAARSAALINPWLDQAGLRDVALQHQVCPYYLSQEMARWADVVIADYNYYFDLSALLFGLCQLNQWQVAVLVDEAHNMVERTRQMYSASLDQQSLNAIRPGAPASVGKFLERLDRDWSALHKDQDAGYQAYPDTPGRFLQSLSFCIAAIGDYFNEHPHAVDGVLQSFYFEAIQFSRIAELFDDHFVFDINKRELKDVRSLSRLNLRNVVPAAFIRPRLTTARSTVLFSATLSPRHYYADLLGLPPSTAWVDVESPFSREQLDVRIISQISTRFVHRKASLAPIVELMAEQFLKQPGNYLAFFSSFEYLQQVADLMRERHPHLTLWLQSRGMAEAERQAFLDKFTVSSQGIGFAVLGGAFGEGIDLPGTRLIGAFIATLGLAQLNPVNEQLKQRMSLLFGAGYDYTYLYPGLQKVVQAAGRVIRGVEDRGVVMLIDDRFAERKVQNLLPAWWQL; encoded by the coding sequence GTGACCATCAACCCCACCGACGACGCTCGCTATACCGTAGCCGTACGCGCCTTGTGCGAGTTCACGGCGAAGGTGGGCGACCTCGACCTGCGCTTTACCCCGGCGCCCACTGCCCTGGAGGGTATGGCTGGTCACCGTATTGTCGTCGCTCGACGCGGCGACGGTTATGAGTCCGAAATTGCCCTCAGTGGCGAGTACCTGCACCTCAAGATCCGGGGCAGGGCAGACGGCTATAACCCGGCGCTGAATCAGCTGGAAGAAATCAAAACCTACCGCGGCGACTTGACCGCCATGCGCGCCAACCACCGGCAACTGCATTGGGCCCAAGCCAAGATGTATGGCTGGTTACTCTGCCAGCAGCTTGAACTGGATGAAATCCGCGTCGCACTGGTCTACTTCAACGTCGTCAGCGAAGAAGAAACCACGTTACGCGAACAGCACACGGCGCTTTCACTGCAAACGTTTTTCAACGAGCAGTGCGCGGTGTTTCTGCGCTGGGCGCGTCAGGAAATGGCGCACACTCAGGCGCGCAATGAGTTACTGGGCACGATGGCGTTTCCTCATCCGACGTTTCGGACTGGGCAACGGGCATTGGCCGAATCGGTTTACAAAGCCGTCAGCACCGGGCGCTGCCTGATGGCGCAAGCGCCTACTGGTATTGGCAAAACCGTGGGCACGTTGTTCCCGATGCTCAAAGCCGCCCCCGGCCAGAAGCTCGACAAAATATTCTTTCTAACGGCCAAAACCCCGGGCCGCAAGCTGGCACTGGATGCCTTGAAGGTCATTCGCCACAGCGCCCCGGAACTGACCTTGCGTGTACTGGAAATGGTGGCGCGCGACAAAGCCTGCGAACACCCGGACAAAGCCTGCAATGGCGATTCCTGTCCCTTGGCCAAAGGGTTTTACGACCGGTTGCCAGCGGCCCGCAGCGCGGCCTTGATTAACCCCTGGCTTGATCAAGCCGGGTTGCGTGACGTGGCGCTACAGCATCAAGTCTGCCCGTATTACCTGAGTCAGGAAATGGCACGTTGGGCCGACGTGGTCATCGCCGACTACAACTATTATTTCGACCTCAGCGCCTTGTTGTTCGGGCTCTGCCAGCTCAATCAATGGCAAGTGGCAGTGCTGGTCGACGAAGCGCACAACATGGTTGAGCGTACGCGGCAGATGTACAGCGCCAGCCTCGACCAGCAAAGCCTGAACGCCATTCGGCCCGGCGCGCCGGCTTCGGTGGGGAAATTCCTCGAGCGACTTGACCGCGACTGGAGTGCGCTGCACAAAGACCAGGACGCCGGGTATCAAGCCTACCCCGATACCCCGGGTAGATTTTTGCAAAGCCTGAGCTTTTGCATCGCAGCCATTGGCGATTACTTCAATGAGCACCCGCATGCAGTCGACGGAGTTTTGCAGAGCTTTTATTTCGAAGCGATCCAGTTCTCACGCATCGCCGAGCTGTTCGATGACCACTTCGTCTTTGACATCAATAAACGTGAGCTGAAGGACGTCCGCAGCCTGTCGCGATTGAATTTGCGTAACGTGGTGCCAGCAGCGTTTATCCGTCCGCGCCTCACCACCGCGCGCAGCACGGTGCTGTTCTCGGCAACCTTGAGTCCGCGTCATTACTACGCCGACCTGTTAGGCCTGCCACCGAGTACCGCGTGGGTCGATGTCGAGTCACCGTTCTCCCGTGAGCAGTTGGACGTGCGCATCATCAGCCAAATTTCAACCCGTTTTGTCCATCGCAAGGCGTCCCTCGCGCCCATCGTCGAATTGATGGCCGAGCAGTTTCTAAAACAACCTGGAAATTACCTGGCGTTCTTCAGCAGCTTCGAATATTTGCAGCAAGTTGCCGACTTAATGCGCGAACGCCATCCACACCTGACCCTATGGCTGCAATCGCGAGGCATGGCGGAAGCTGAACGACAGGCCTTTCTCGATAAATTCACCGTGAGCAGCCAAGGCATTGGTTTCGCCGTATTGGGCGGGGCCTTTGGTGAAGGCATTGACCTGCCGGGCACCCGCTTGATTGGGGCGTTTATCGCAACCTTGGGTCTGGCCCAACTGAACCCGGTCAATGAACAACTCAAGCAGCGCATGTCGCTGTTGTTCGGCGCAGGTTACGATTACACCTACCTTTATCCGGGCCTGCAAAAAGTCGTACAAGCTGCCGGACGCGTGATTCGCGGGGTTGAGGACCGTGGCGTGGTGATGCTGATCGACGACCGATTTGCCGAGCGCAAGGTGCAAAACTTGCTGCCCGCGTGGTGGCAGTTGTAA
- the pgm gene encoding phosphoglucomutase (alpha-D-glucose-1,6-bisphosphate-dependent) — translation MSLSPFAGKPAPAELLVDLPRLVTAYYTGQPDASVSTQRVSFGTSGHRGSSFELSFNEWHVLAISQAICLYRQANGIDGPLFLGADTHALSTPASVTALEVLAANGVQVMIAENDEYTPTPAISHAIICYNRGRTSGLADGIVITPSHNPPESGGFKYNPPNGGPADTHVTKWIEAKANELLAEKVLGVTRISYEKALKADTTHRHDYLNTYVADLKNVIDMDAIRGANLRLGVDPLGGAGVRYWSAIGEHYGLNLEVVNKEVDPTFRFMCVDWDGRIRMDPSSSFAMQGLIGLKDRFQVAFACDPDHDRHGIVTPTGGLLAPNNYLAVSIDYLFQNRPQWRADAAIGKTVVSSGMIDRVAKRLGRRLYEVPVGFKWFADGLFDGSLGFGGEESAGASFLRRDGSVWTTDKDGLIPALLAAEITARKGRDPSEIYQALTEELGEPFSTRVEAKANPAQKALLGKLSPDQVKSTELAGETIQSILSHAPGNDQAIGGLKVMTENGWFAARPSGTEDIYKIYAESFIGEDHLKRLVAEAQVLVDAAIAP, via the coding sequence ATGAGTCTCAGTCCATTTGCCGGCAAACCAGCGCCCGCAGAACTGTTGGTCGATCTCCCGAGATTGGTGACGGCCTATTACACCGGTCAGCCTGATGCTTCGGTCTCCACCCAGCGCGTTTCTTTCGGCACGTCTGGCCATCGCGGCAGCTCGTTTGAACTGAGCTTCAACGAATGGCACGTATTGGCCATCAGCCAGGCGATCTGTCTGTACCGACAGGCAAACGGCATTGACGGCCCGCTGTTCCTAGGCGCAGATACCCACGCGTTGTCGACCCCGGCCAGTGTCACCGCACTGGAAGTGTTGGCCGCCAATGGCGTGCAGGTGATGATCGCCGAAAACGACGAATACACGCCTACGCCGGCGATTTCCCACGCGATCATTTGCTACAACCGCGGTCGCACCAGCGGGCTTGCAGACGGCATCGTAATTACCCCGTCGCACAATCCGCCGGAAAGTGGTGGCTTTAAATACAACCCGCCCAATGGCGGCCCGGCTGACACCCACGTGACCAAATGGATCGAGGCCAAGGCCAACGAGCTGTTGGCTGAAAAGGTACTGGGCGTCACGCGGATCAGTTATGAAAAAGCCCTGAAGGCCGACACGACTCATCGCCACGACTACCTCAACACCTATGTTGCCGACTTGAAAAATGTAATCGACATGGACGCCATTCGCGGCGCTAATCTGCGCTTGGGCGTCGACCCTCTGGGCGGTGCTGGGGTGCGTTACTGGTCGGCCATCGGCGAACACTACGGCCTGAACCTGGAAGTGGTGAATAAAGAAGTCGATCCAACGTTCCGGTTTATGTGTGTCGATTGGGACGGTCGTATACGGATGGACCCCTCGTCGAGCTTTGCCATGCAAGGCTTGATCGGTCTCAAAGACCGCTTCCAAGTGGCCTTCGCCTGCGACCCGGACCATGACCGCCACGGCATCGTGACCCCGACCGGGGGCTTGCTGGCGCCGAACAACTACCTGGCTGTCAGCATCGATTACCTGTTTCAGAACCGCCCGCAATGGCGCGCCGATGCAGCCATCGGCAAAACCGTGGTGAGCAGCGGCATGATTGATCGCGTGGCCAAGCGTTTGGGCCGGCGTCTATATGAAGTGCCCGTGGGGTTTAAATGGTTTGCTGACGGCCTGTTCGACGGCTCCCTGGGCTTTGGCGGTGAAGAAAGCGCGGGCGCGTCGTTCTTGCGCAGAGACGGCAGCGTATGGACCACCGATAAAGATGGTTTGATTCCGGCCTTGCTGGCGGCAGAAATTACCGCACGTAAGGGCCGTGACCCTAGCGAGATCTACCAAGCACTGACAGAAGAGCTGGGCGAACCGTTTTCGACCCGGGTCGAAGCCAAGGCCAATCCCGCGCAGAAAGCGCTGCTGGGCAAGTTGTCTCCCGATCAGGTGAAGTCTACGGAGCTGGCTGGGGAAACCATTCAGAGCATCCTCAGCCACGCGCCCGGTAATGATCAGGCCATTGGCGGTTTGAAAGTCATGACCGAAAATGGCTGGTTTGCGGCACGCCCTTCGGGCACCGAAGATATTTACAAAATCTACGCAGAAAGCTTTATCGGCGAAGACCACCTCAAACGCTTGGTGGCCGAAGCTCAGGTCCTGGTAGACGCGGCCATCGCGCCTTAA
- a CDS encoding pirin family protein: MLELRPFNTLGGANHGWLNAHHHFSFAEYYDPKRMNWGQLRVWNDDVIAAGTGFPKHPHRDMEIITYVREGAISHEDNLGNKGRTEAGDVQVMSAGTGIAHSEYNKESTETRIFQIWIVPDETGSAPSWGAKPFPKGDREGFVTLASGKVGDDQSLRIRADARVVAANLKAGETAEYRLDAGRRAYLVPATGVIEVNGLRAVARDGVAVEHERVLTVTAIEDSEVVLVDVA; this comes from the coding sequence ATGCTCGAATTAAGACCTTTCAACACCTTGGGCGGCGCAAACCACGGCTGGCTGAACGCTCATCATCACTTCTCTTTTGCCGAATACTACGACCCGAAACGTATGAATTGGGGTCAATTGCGGGTGTGGAATGATGATGTGATTGCCGCAGGTACCGGGTTCCCTAAGCACCCGCATCGCGACATGGAAATCATCACCTACGTTCGTGAAGGTGCAATCAGCCACGAGGACAACCTGGGCAATAAAGGCCGGACCGAAGCCGGCGATGTTCAAGTCATGAGCGCAGGCACCGGAATTGCCCACAGCGAGTACAACAAGGAGTCCACAGAGACCCGAATTTTTCAGATATGGATCGTGCCCGACGAGACCGGCTCAGCGCCGTCCTGGGGCGCTAAACCTTTTCCCAAGGGCGACCGTGAAGGTTTCGTGACGTTGGCCAGCGGTAAGGTCGGCGATGACCAAAGCCTGCGGATTCGTGCGGATGCGCGAGTAGTGGCGGCTAACCTTAAAGCAGGTGAAACCGCTGAGTATCGGTTGGATGCAGGCCGTCGTGCGTACCTGGTTCCGGCAACCGGCGTTATCGAAGTCAATGGCCTGCGGGCGGTGGCACGCGATGGCGTGGCGGTAGAACATGAGCGCGTCTTGACAGTAACAGCCATTGAGGACAGCGAAGTCGTTTTGGTGGATGTGGCGTAA
- a CDS encoding ribbon-helix-helix domain-containing protein yields the protein MATAAKTRSITAHVPVQLAERVDLMAERLERSKNWIVKQALSAWIDHEEERSRLTQEALADVDAGRVINHQAVQAWADSLSTESPLPVPR from the coding sequence ATGGCAACTGCTGCAAAAACTCGATCTATTACCGCTCACGTACCCGTGCAATTAGCAGAGAGGGTTGATTTAATGGCTGAGCGTCTGGAGCGCTCCAAGAATTGGATCGTCAAGCAAGCTCTTTCTGCCTGGATTGACCACGAAGAGGAGCGCAGTCGCCTAACCCAAGAGGCTTTGGCAGATGTGGACGCTGGTAGAGTCATTAATCATCAGGCTGTCCAGGCTTGGGCCGACAGCCTCAGCACCGAATCCCCGCTACCAGTGCCACGCTGA